GACCCGCGTGCTGCCGGTGGGCAGAAAAGCCCGCGAAGCCTTGCAGCTATGGCTGCCATTGCGCCTTTTGACCAACCCGGCGGACGATGCGGTGTTCGTCAGCCAGCAAGGCCGACGCCTGGGGCCCCGAGCGATCCAGCTTCGGGTCAAGGCCGCCGGCGAGCGGGAGCTGGGGCAGAATCTGCACCCGCACATGCTGCGCCATTCCTTCGCCAGCCACCTGCTGGAGTCCTCCCAGGATCTGCGCGCCGTACAGGAACTGCTCGGCCACGCCGACATCAAGACCACTCAGATCTATACACACCTGGACTTCCAGCACCTGGCAACGGTGTACGACAGCGCCCATCCACGGGCCAAACGCATCAAAGGCAGCGACTCATGAGTATCAAGCTGATCACCTTCGACTTGGACGACACCCTCTGGGACAACGTACCCGTCATCATCAGCGCCGAAGCGTCGATGCGCGAATGGCTGGCAGCCAACGCCGCCAAGGTGGGCGATCTGCCCCTGGAACATTTCGCCAGCCTGCGCCAGCAGGTGCTGCAGCGTCATCCCGAACTCAAACACCGTATCAGCCTGCTGCGTCATCGCGTGTTGATGCATGCGTTCGAGGAGGCCGGTTATCCCCAGCCTGAGGCCACAGAGATGGCGGATGTCTGCTTCGAAGCGTTCATCCACGCACGCCACCAACTCACCGTGTTCCCGGAAGCCGAGCCGATGCTCAAGGCGCTGCGCCAGCACTTCCTGCTCGGCGTGATCACCAATGGCAATGCCGATGTGCAGCGTGTGGGCCTGGCGGACTACTTTCACTTTGCCCTGCGCGCTGAAGATATCGGCATCGCCAAGCCGGATGCGCGGCTGTTTGACGAAGCGTTGCAGCGTGGAGGGGTGGACGCCAGTGCGGCCGTGCATGTGGGCGATCACCCTGGGGATGATATCGCCGGGGCACAGCAGGCCGGGTTGCGGGCGGTGTGGTTTAACCCCGCGGGCAAGGCCTGGGAGGGTGACAAGCACCCGGATGCGCAGATTCGCAGCCTGACGGAGTTGCCGCCACTGCTGAGTCGCTGGGGTTAACACTACCCCCCAATGTGGGAGCTGGCTTGCCTGCTCCCACAAGGTATTGCAGCGAACTGGTAATGGCTCCAGGCATGAAAAAGCCCGCAGCGACGGCGGGCTTTTTCTTACAAGCAAGAGGCGGACTTCAGATAGGTCGGCTGCCGTACTTGTTATCCGGCTTCTTCGGTGGGTCAGCTACCACGTTAGCCTCGACCTCGACCACTTTGCCACCCTTCGCGAGGAATTCTTCCATCGCTCGGGCCAGGGCATCGCGCTCTTTGTTCTTGGCTTCAACACTCGGCAACTCATCTACCGAAACCGCAGCCTTGGCTTTGCCTTTGGCTTTGGGAGCCGCATCATCGGCACCGCCATCATCGGCATCGTCAGCAACGTCTTCCGCCGCTACGTCAATACTTTCTTCGGTG
This genomic stretch from Pseudomonas synxantha BG33R harbors:
- a CDS encoding HAD family hydrolase, producing the protein MSIKLITFDLDDTLWDNVPVIISAEASMREWLAANAAKVGDLPLEHFASLRQQVLQRHPELKHRISLLRHRVLMHAFEEAGYPQPEATEMADVCFEAFIHARHQLTVFPEAEPMLKALRQHFLLGVITNGNADVQRVGLADYFHFALRAEDIGIAKPDARLFDEALQRGGVDASAAVHVGDHPGDDIAGAQQAGLRAVWFNPAGKAWEGDKHPDAQIRSLTELPPLLSRWG
- the sutA gene encoding transcriptional regulator SutA, whose amino-acid sequence is MSDDDLENDELEVGDDDDTEESIDVAAEDVADDADDGGADDAAPKAKGKAKAAVSVDELPSVEAKNKERDALARAMEEFLAKGGKVVEVEANVVADPPKKPDNKYGSRPI